The following are from one region of the Abiotrophia defectiva ATCC 49176 genome:
- a CDS encoding sugar O-acetyltransferase, which produces MREYERMISGQAYDPSDMELRQLGLKGRLAMERYNALSRTEKEARYQILKDTFAAIGQRCHIESPFYVDYGCNISVGEYFYANFDCIMLDVAPITIGRNVMFGPRVSLYTATHPLDAGVRNRVIELAKPITIGDECWLGGNVVVNPGVTIGPRTVVASGSIVTKDLPADVLAAGNPARIIRTLGQEERLHWEAVEADYFASKAAEEGDRD; this is translated from the coding sequence ATGCGCGAATATGAACGAATGATTTCTGGGCAAGCTTATGATCCATCAGACATGGAGTTGCGTCAATTGGGCCTCAAGGGGCGGTTGGCAATGGAACGCTATAACGCCTTGTCGCGGACGGAAAAGGAAGCTCGTTATCAGATTCTCAAAGATACCTTCGCGGCAATTGGCCAGCGTTGTCATATTGAGTCTCCCTTCTATGTGGACTATGGTTGCAATATCTCGGTGGGCGAGTATTTCTATGCCAACTTTGATTGTATTATGTTGGACGTGGCGCCGATTACTATTGGCCGCAATGTCATGTTTGGGCCTCGGGTCAGTCTCTATACGGCGACTCATCCCTTGGATGCTGGGGTTCGCAACCGCGTGATTGAACTGGCTAAGCCCATCACCATTGGCGATGAGTGCTGGCTAGGTGGCAATGTGGTGGTCAATCCTGGCGTGACGATTGGGCCTCGCACGGTCGTGGCTTCAGGTTCGATCGTTACCAAGGACCTACCGGCTGATGTGCTAGCAGCAGGCAACCCAGCCCGTATTATTCGAACCTTAGGTCAGGAGGAGCGCCTGCATTGGGAGGCGGTCGAGGCTGACTACTTTGCTAGCAAGGCAGCAGAGGAGGGGGACCGTGATTAA
- a CDS encoding phosphotransferase family protein has product MRGGQEQDWQMTPIGGASGDAYMGVKNNERVFFKRNSSPFLAALSAQGITPKLMWTQRTYSGDLLVAQEWKDGRLLSREDMGQEKVIQLIRSIHQSDYLLMMLKRSEDQLFYPLDFIALYLKDLPAALCQHHFFNEVIHSLEDALDDDFYNVNYCVCHGDLHHLNFLEAEDGQLYLVDWENVRIADPLSDLSRLLCEYYRPSDWTQWLKTYGLRFDATTYKRVQWYSQINCLLIIKHYYQENRFDRMNELVLLLKSIYQGAQADKRRLAHQPKEFF; this is encoded by the coding sequence ATGCGCGGTGGACAAGAACAGGACTGGCAAATGACCCCCATCGGGGGCGCTAGTGGCGACGCCTATATGGGTGTTAAGAATAACGAACGCGTCTTCTTCAAACGCAACTCCTCACCTTTCTTGGCGGCCTTGTCAGCACAAGGGATTACCCCTAAACTTATGTGGACCCAGCGAACCTATTCAGGAGATCTCCTAGTGGCCCAAGAATGGAAGGATGGCCGACTCCTTAGTCGAGAAGACATGGGCCAAGAAAAGGTTATTCAATTAATCCGTTCCATTCATCAATCCGACTACCTACTCATGATGCTTAAACGCAGTGAAGACCAACTCTTCTATCCCTTGGACTTTATTGCCCTCTATCTCAAAGACCTGCCAGCAGCGCTTTGCCAACATCATTTTTTCAATGAAGTCATTCATTCTCTGGAAGATGCCTTGGATGACGACTTCTATAATGTTAACTACTGTGTCTGCCATGGGGATTTGCATCACCTTAATTTCTTGGAGGCGGAAGATGGCCAGCTCTATCTAGTAGACTGGGAGAATGTTCGCATTGCTGATCCGCTTAGTGACCTCAGCCGTTTACTTTGTGAGTATTACCGGCCAAGCGACTGGACCCAATGGCTGAAGACCTATGGCCTGCGCTTCGATGCCACTACTTACAAACGGGTCCAGTGGTATAGCCAGATTAACTGTCTACTCATTATTAAACACTATTACCAGGAGAACCGCTTCGACCGTATGAACGAGTTGGTGCTACTCTTGAAGTCTATCTACCAAGGGGCGCAAGCTGATAAGCGGCGTCTCGCCCATCAACCAAAGGAGTTTTTCTAA
- the ftsE gene encoding cell division ATP-binding protein FtsE encodes MIQLQRVSKQYDKGTIALRDINLFIDKGEFVYLIGPSGSGKSTLMKLLYREEMQTRGTIRVGDFNLNKLKDRQVPHLRRTVGVVFQDFKLLPKLNVYENIAYALEVTGESGRTIKARVKEVLELVGLSHKAKSYPNQLSGGEQQRVAIARAIANRPAILIADEPTGNLDPETAMGIHRVLESIHRRGTTILMGTHNDTLVDHFQHRVVVLEGGRIVRDDRKGDYHESH; translated from the coding sequence ATGATTCAATTACAACGTGTCAGCAAACAATATGACAAGGGGACCATTGCCCTACGCGACATCAACCTCTTCATTGACAAAGGGGAGTTTGTCTACTTGATTGGGCCAAGTGGCTCCGGTAAGTCAACCCTGATGAAGTTACTTTATCGTGAAGAAATGCAGACCCGGGGGACTATCCGAGTAGGGGACTTTAACCTCAACAAGCTCAAGGATCGGCAAGTGCCACATTTGCGCCGGACGGTAGGGGTAGTCTTCCAAGACTTCAAGTTGCTGCCTAAATTGAACGTCTACGAAAATATCGCCTATGCCCTAGAGGTAACGGGCGAGAGTGGCCGGACTATTAAAGCCCGGGTTAAGGAAGTTTTAGAATTAGTGGGCTTATCCCATAAGGCCAAATCCTATCCAAATCAATTATCAGGTGGGGAACAACAACGGGTGGCCATTGCTCGGGCTATTGCCAACCGGCCAGCTATCTTGATTGCGGATGAGCCAACTGGTAACTTGGACCCTGAGACAGCCATGGGTATTCATCGTGTCCTAGAATCCATTCATCGCCGGGGAACTACCATTTTGATGGGGACCCATAACGATACCCTGGTGGACCACTTCCAACACCGAGTAGTGGTGCTAGAAGGTGGCCGGATTGTCCGCGATGACCGGAAGGGGGATTACCATGAGAGCCATTAG
- the tkt gene encoding transketolase — MFNEKDLLAVNTLRTLSVDQIEAANSGHPGLPMGAAPMAYALWAGHLNVNAKDSDWLNRDRFILSAGHGSALLYSLLHTAGFDVSIDDLKNFRQLGSKTPGHPEVGHTHGVEATSGPLGQGIATAVGMAMAEAHLGATYNTPDFPVIDHYTYALCGDGDLMEGVAYEACSLAGKLQLGKLVVLYDSNDISLDGDLSQAFVENVKDRFEAQGWHYLRVEDGNDLNAISAAIEAAKAHTSQPTIIEIKTVIGFGSKNQGTAKVHGAPLGAEDWTATKAKYGWNYPAFTVPEEAAQLFAEKVQARGAKANEAWNQLFEAYKAAHPEKAAALVAAFQGKLPEGYDAGLKLVGPETAADASRNSSFKAIQALGQGVPFLWGGSADLSGSNKTMNSQEQDFMPDNYAGRNIWFGVREFGMAAAMNGVALHGGSKIYGGTFFVFTDYLKAAVRLAALSQLPVIYVMTHDSIAVGEDGPTHEPIEQLAAFRALPNLNVFRPADVNETYVAWKVALEEQTRPSMLVLTRQNLPVLANSQSLAEEGVRKGAYVVSPAQGQVPAGLLLASGSEVALAVAAQAKLREEHGVDVSVVSFPAFNRFDEQDAAYKESVLPNAVRNRLSLEMASTFGWQKYVGLDGVTVGIDGFGASGPADQVMAQFGFTVDNVVARYLEAFGK; from the coding sequence ATGTTTAATGAAAAAGACTTACTCGCCGTCAATACCTTACGGACCCTGAGTGTAGACCAAATTGAGGCTGCTAATTCAGGTCACCCAGGTTTACCAATGGGGGCGGCACCGATGGCTTATGCCTTGTGGGCAGGCCACTTGAATGTTAACGCTAAGGATTCTGACTGGCTCAACCGCGACCGTTTTATCCTCAGTGCAGGCCACGGTTCAGCCTTACTATACAGCCTGTTGCATACCGCTGGCTTTGATGTAAGCATTGATGACTTGAAGAACTTCCGCCAACTAGGTAGCAAGACCCCTGGCCACCCAGAAGTGGGTCATACTCACGGGGTGGAAGCAACTTCTGGTCCTTTAGGTCAAGGGATTGCGACAGCTGTCGGCATGGCAATGGCTGAAGCCCACTTAGGCGCGACTTACAACACGCCTGACTTCCCAGTGATTGACCACTACACCTATGCCCTTTGCGGTGACGGGGACTTAATGGAAGGGGTAGCCTATGAAGCCTGCTCCTTAGCCGGTAAGCTCCAATTAGGTAAATTAGTAGTGCTCTACGATTCTAACGATATTTCCTTGGATGGGGACTTATCTCAAGCCTTCGTTGAAAATGTCAAAGACCGTTTTGAAGCACAAGGCTGGCACTATCTCCGCGTGGAAGACGGTAACGACTTGAATGCTATTTCCGCTGCCATTGAAGCAGCTAAGGCTCACACTAGCCAACCAACTATTATCGAAATCAAGACCGTGATCGGCTTTGGTTCTAAGAACCAAGGGACGGCTAAGGTTCACGGGGCACCTTTAGGTGCAGAAGATTGGACCGCAACCAAGGCAAAATACGGCTGGAACTACCCTGCCTTCACTGTGCCAGAAGAAGCCGCTCAACTCTTCGCTGAGAAAGTTCAAGCGCGTGGTGCCAAAGCCAATGAGGCTTGGAACCAGTTATTCGAAGCTTACAAGGCTGCTCACCCTGAAAAGGCTGCTGCCTTAGTTGCTGCCTTCCAAGGTAAATTGCCTGAAGGCTATGATGCGGGCCTGAAACTAGTTGGTCCAGAAACAGCGGCTGACGCAAGCCGTAACTCAAGCTTCAAGGCCATTCAAGCCTTAGGCCAAGGCGTGCCTTTCCTATGGGGCGGCTCTGCCGACTTATCTGGTTCTAACAAGACTATGAACAGCCAAGAGCAAGACTTCATGCCTGACAACTACGCAGGCCGCAACATCTGGTTTGGGGTACGTGAATTCGGCATGGCGGCTGCCATGAACGGGGTAGCTCTCCATGGTGGGTCTAAGATTTACGGTGGGACCTTCTTCGTCTTCACTGACTACCTCAAGGCTGCTGTACGTTTGGCTGCTTTATCTCAATTGCCAGTGATCTATGTCATGACACATGACTCAATCGCAGTTGGGGAAGACGGCCCAACCCACGAACCAATTGAACAATTGGCTGCTTTCCGTGCCTTACCTAACCTCAACGTCTTCCGTCCAGCAGACGTTAACGAGACTTATGTTGCTTGGAAGGTTGCGTTAGAAGAACAAACTCGTCCAAGTATGTTAGTCTTAACTCGTCAAAACCTGCCAGTCTTGGCTAATAGCCAGTCCTTGGCAGAAGAAGGCGTACGTAAAGGGGCTTACGTGGTATCTCCAGCTCAAGGTCAAGTGCCTGCTGGTTTACTCCTGGCTTCTGGTTCTGAAGTAGCCTTAGCGGTCGCAGCTCAAGCTAAATTACGTGAAGAGCACGGCGTGGATGTATCCGTTGTATCCTTCCCAGCCTTCAACCGCTTCGACGAGCAAGATGCGGCTTACAAGGAATCTGTTTTGCCAAATGCTGTTCGCAACCGTCTGTCTCTTGAAATGGCTTCAACCTTCGGTTGGCAAAAATATGTCGGCTTAGACGGCGTCACGGTGGGGATTGATGGCTTCGGGGCATCAGGTCCAGCTGACCAAGTTATGGCTCAATTCGGCTTCACAGTAGACAACGTGGTGGCACGTTACTTAGAAGCTTTCGGTAAATAA
- the prfB gene encoding peptide chain release factor 2 (programmed frameshift), with the protein MELYEIRQFIDKANNQLASFRGSLDLEALEADIADYEHQMSAPDFWDDNEKAQKIISQLNLAKETYSTIHALEEGVADIEVALELYEETEDADILAEAEGQVAQVQADLDAYEMKLLLSGPHDANNAILEIHPGAGGTESQDWGSMLLRMYQRWADKQGFKVTVLDYQDGEEAGIKSVTLEIEGHNAYGYLKSEKGVHRLVRISPFDSNSRRHTSFASVEVTPMLDDTIEIDINPDDLRIDTYRASGAGGQHINKTSSAIRITHIPTGIVTQSQSQRSQFQNRDLAMAMLKAKLYQLEEENKAKELAALKGEQKDIAWGSQIRSYVFHPYAMVKDHRTSYEVGNTGAVMDGDLNGFIDAYLKWQMGDSAS; encoded by the exons ATGGAATTATATGAAATTCGTCAATTCATTGACAAAGCCAATAACCAATTAGCTAGCTTCAGGGGGTCTCTT GACTTAGAGGCTTTAGAAGCAGATATTGCCGACTACGAACATCAGATGTCGGCGCCTGATTTCTGGGATGATAATGAAAAGGCTCAGAAAATTATCAGCCAACTTAACTTAGCTAAGGAGACTTACTCGACTATTCATGCCTTGGAAGAAGGCGTGGCCGATATTGAAGTGGCCCTTGAACTCTATGAAGAGACAGAAGATGCCGATATCTTGGCCGAAGCGGAAGGTCAAGTGGCCCAAGTCCAAGCGGACCTGGATGCCTACGAGATGAAGTTGCTCCTATCGGGACCTCATGATGCCAATAATGCCATTCTGGAAATTCATCCAGGGGCCGGCGGGACCGAGTCCCAGGACTGGGGCAGTATGCTCTTGCGTATGTACCAGCGCTGGGCGGATAAGCAGGGTTTCAAGGTAACGGTCTTGGATTATCAAGACGGGGAAGAAGCAGGTATTAAGAGTGTGACTTTGGAAATCGAAGGCCACAATGCCTATGGCTACCTCAAGTCAGAGAAAGGGGTACACCGTTTGGTGCGGATTTCGCCTTTTGACTCCAACAGCCGGCGTCATACATCCTTTGCTTCGGTAGAAGTGACGCCTATGTTGGATGATACCATTGAGATTGACATCAACCCCGATGATTTGCGGATTGATACCTATCGGGCCTCAGGGGCTGGGGGTCAGCATATTAACAAGACCTCCTCTGCCATCCGGATTACCCATATTCCGACCGGCATTGTAACCCAGAGCCAGTCCCAGCGTTCCCAGTTCCAGAACCGGGATTTAGCCATGGCCATGCTCAAAGCCAAGCTCTACCAATTAGAGGAAGAGAACAAGGCTAAGGAATTAGCGGCTCTCAAAGGGGAGCAGAAAGACATTGCCTGGGGGTCACAGATTCGCTCCTATGTCTTCCACCCTTACGCCATGGTTAAGGATCACCGGACTAGTTACGAAGTCGGCAATACCGGGGCCGTCATGGACGGCGACCTCAACGGTTTTATCGATGCCTATCTCAAATGGCAAATGGGCGATTCAGCCTCCTGA
- a CDS encoding NUDIX hydrolase: MDELVLLKELIAIGLAGVFYSKDVFDTERYERIQVIAKQLIAQRSNLTREQLDLGFDGEYGYQTPKVDTRAVVWRDEKILLVQEADGRWALPGGWMDVTETLTSNALKELWEEAGVVGQAKRLVMIQDRNLHNPGHNPFTILKCFIECDYQSQNFQANVETLAAEFFAPDDLPELFEAKSSYQQIALCHEAYQAGERWQVLID; the protein is encoded by the coding sequence ATGGATGAACTGGTCTTGTTAAAGGAACTCATTGCCATTGGCCTGGCAGGTGTCTTCTATTCTAAGGATGTCTTCGACACCGAGCGCTATGAGCGGATTCAAGTCATCGCCAAGCAACTGATTGCCCAAAGGTCTAATTTGACCCGGGAGCAGCTGGACCTAGGCTTTGATGGCGAATATGGCTATCAGACGCCTAAGGTCGATACCCGAGCGGTGGTCTGGCGAGACGAAAAGATTCTGCTAGTTCAGGAAGCCGATGGGCGCTGGGCCCTGCCAGGTGGCTGGATGGATGTGACGGAGACCTTGACTTCCAATGCCCTCAAGGAACTGTGGGAGGAAGCGGGTGTCGTCGGTCAGGCTAAGCGTCTGGTTATGATACAAGACCGTAATCTGCATAATCCAGGTCATAATCCCTTCACTATTCTCAAGTGCTTCATCGAGTGTGACTATCAGTCCCAAAACTTCCAGGCCAATGTCGAGACCCTGGCAGCAGAATTTTTCGCTCCGGATGACTTGCCGGAACTCTTTGAAGCCAAAAGCTCCTACCAACAAATCGCGCTCTGCCACGAGGCTTATCAGGCGGGTGAGCGTTGGCAGGTGTTAATCGATTGA
- a CDS encoding MFS transporter, producing the protein MEARLTQASNKQLSKLIVSNLAGTLGSAILTFVIGLIILKHSDSALYFGLSQAVGPVVSLLLLPFTGSLVDKYNKQHIIVWAQGLSILALGLFAGFIATTHLTSNLLMVFLLLIALKISDQFLSTASMAAATNLVVEEHVHKLKSIEQTIGALSQFIAPIAGVALYAMLPLEYLVGLEIVLEALVIIITLTLNFRLVAHHQADAQASLFSLFKEGLDFIKAHKKFQHTVALFMFINLLITGVIVGMPYVQVKVLNFSDFYYGISEAALSLGFILVGIYLSTRKAVSYPLRLAWKSIMIIGGLITLTGAVLLLPLSTDAFFAIFLLINLIFGGFSTAINIPMMTWITQVVPTHYQGRIFNIVTTTSQLLTPLGMVAFSIGFDYLPASLLFLLCGAIMVGVTAYWPRFYKVNILSNQLED; encoded by the coding sequence ATGGAAGCTAGACTCACCCAAGCATCCAATAAACAACTCAGTAAACTGATCGTATCCAACCTAGCCGGTACGCTCGGATCGGCCATCCTAACCTTCGTCATCGGCTTGATTATCCTCAAGCACAGTGACTCAGCCCTCTACTTCGGCCTGTCCCAGGCAGTAGGACCAGTGGTTTCCCTACTACTGCTGCCCTTTACCGGTAGCCTCGTCGATAAATACAACAAACAACATATCATTGTTTGGGCACAAGGGCTCAGTATCCTAGCCTTGGGGCTCTTCGCCGGTTTTATCGCCACCACCCACCTAACTAGCAATCTGCTCATGGTCTTCCTGCTCTTGATTGCCCTCAAGATTTCCGACCAATTCCTGTCCACTGCTTCGATGGCAGCCGCTACCAACCTAGTTGTTGAGGAGCACGTCCATAAACTCAAGTCCATCGAACAAACCATTGGCGCTCTGTCTCAATTTATCGCGCCTATTGCTGGGGTTGCCCTCTATGCCATGCTACCCCTGGAATACCTAGTAGGGCTAGAGATTGTCTTAGAAGCCCTCGTCATTATCATTACTCTAACCCTTAACTTCCGCCTCGTTGCGCATCATCAGGCGGATGCCCAAGCCTCTCTCTTCAGCCTCTTCAAGGAAGGGCTGGACTTTATCAAGGCCCACAAGAAATTCCAACATACCGTGGCTCTCTTCATGTTCATTAACCTCCTGATTACAGGGGTTATCGTGGGTATGCCTTATGTCCAAGTCAAAGTCCTCAATTTCTCGGATTTTTATTATGGCATCTCAGAAGCCGCCCTCAGCCTAGGCTTTATCTTGGTGGGGATTTATCTCTCCACCCGCAAAGCGGTCTCTTACCCACTTCGGTTAGCCTGGAAATCCATCATGATCATAGGTGGTTTGATTACTCTGACGGGCGCTGTTCTCTTGCTACCCCTGTCGACAGATGCCTTCTTTGCCATCTTCCTTCTGATCAATCTAATCTTTGGTGGCTTCTCAACAGCCATTAACATTCCTATGATGACCTGGATCACTCAGGTAGTACCGACTCACTATCAAGGCCGGATTTTCAATATTGTTACGACCACTTCCCAACTCCTAACACCCCTCGGGATGGTGGCCTTCTCCATCGGCTTTGACTACTTGCCAGCTAGCCTGCTCTTCCTCTTATGCGGCGCCATTATGGTAGGCGTGACCGCCTACTGGCCTCGCTTCTACAAGGTCAACATCTTAAGCAACCAATTAGAAGACTAA
- the trmB gene encoding tRNA (guanosine(46)-N7)-methyltransferase TrmB — translation MRLRHKPWAQEKLDVHPQYVPQQAETLRGRWQTRFAKEQPIHIEVGSGKGRFIVEMAKRHPEINYISIEIQTSVIVTVLEHQIREDLPNLQILHADGRNLNQYFALGEVSLVYLNFSDPWPKKKHAKRRLTSPDFLAQYQEILVPEGEIHFKTDNQGLFEYSLASMSQYGLYFKQVWLDLHQSDFPDNVMTEYEEKFSSRGHRIYRMEAKFRK, via the coding sequence ATGAGATTACGTCATAAACCTTGGGCCCAGGAAAAGCTGGATGTCCATCCTCAGTATGTGCCTCAGCAAGCGGAGACACTCCGTGGCCGGTGGCAGACCCGTTTCGCCAAGGAACAGCCTATTCATATCGAAGTCGGTTCTGGTAAGGGACGCTTTATCGTCGAAATGGCTAAGCGCCATCCTGAAATTAACTACATCAGTATTGAAATTCAAACCAGTGTCATCGTGACGGTCTTGGAACATCAAATCCGGGAAGACTTACCTAACTTGCAGATTCTTCACGCTGATGGCCGCAACCTCAACCAGTACTTCGCGCTGGGCGAAGTATCCTTGGTCTACCTCAACTTCAGCGATCCTTGGCCTAAGAAAAAACATGCCAAGCGTCGTCTGACCTCGCCTGATTTTCTGGCTCAATACCAAGAGATTTTGGTGCCAGAAGGGGAGATTCACTTCAAAACCGACAACCAAGGCCTTTTCGAGTATTCCTTGGCTAGCATGTCCCAGTATGGCCTCTACTTCAAACAGGTCTGGTTAGACTTGCACCAGTCAGACTTCCCTGATAATGTCATGACCGAATATGAGGAGAAATTCTCTTCACGCGGTCATCGTATTTATCGTATGGAAGCAAAGTTTAGAAAATAA
- the ftsX gene encoding permease-like cell division protein FtsX yields the protein MRAIRSFFRHIRDGFRNLFRNGLMTLVSIFTMTLTLIMIGSFVLIWTNINEATRNIEQTFQVRVLIDRIATEEEEATLKTQIQGLEHVTDVVYRSKDEELEHYKKTITSDFDVIEGDKNPLNNVYVVSVDKGENLDKVAQDIRKLAKVEAANYGSTDVETILGNINAVRIVLAVLASIFVVFAVLLVSNTIRLTILARRTEIEIMRLVGATKRYIRAPFKYEGAYIGLISGLLAFGALYGIYEGAHSYLPGFLGLANLQLVATMPILAYVGAGLLVIGIVLGRLGAGRSIRRFLDI from the coding sequence ATGAGAGCCATTAGAAGTTTCTTCCGTCATATTCGCGACGGTTTCCGTAACCTCTTCCGTAACGGGCTCATGACCTTGGTGTCCATCTTCACCATGACCTTAACCTTGATTATGATTGGGAGCTTCGTCCTAATTTGGACTAACATTAATGAAGCGACGCGGAATATCGAACAGACCTTCCAAGTACGGGTGCTGATTGACCGCATTGCGACAGAAGAAGAAGAAGCCACACTCAAGACGCAGATCCAAGGCCTGGAGCACGTCACGGATGTGGTCTATCGCAGCAAGGATGAGGAACTAGAGCACTACAAGAAGACGATCACCTCTGACTTCGATGTCATCGAAGGGGACAAGAACCCCCTCAATAACGTTTATGTAGTCTCAGTGGATAAGGGTGAGAACCTAGATAAGGTGGCCCAGGATATTCGTAAGCTAGCCAAGGTAGAAGCTGCCAATTATGGTTCCACAGACGTTGAGACCATTCTGGGCAACATCAATGCTGTGCGGATTGTCCTAGCCGTACTGGCCTCTATCTTCGTCGTCTTTGCGGTACTCCTGGTGTCTAACACCATTCGTCTGACTATTTTGGCCCGCCGCACAGAAATCGAGATTATGCGCCTAGTAGGGGCAACCAAGCGCTACATTCGCGCGCCTTTCAAATATGAAGGGGCCTATATTGGTTTGATTTCGGGTCTTCTGGCCTTTGGTGCCTTGTATGGCATCTATGAAGGAGCCCATAGCTACTTGCCTGGATTCTTAGGACTAGCTAATCTCCAGCTGGTAGCCACCATGCCAATTCTGGCCTATGTAGGAGCAGGACTCCTGGTGATTGGGATTGTCTTAGGTCGCCTAGGGGCAGGCCGCTCAATCCGTCGTTTCTTAGACATATAA
- a CDS encoding DUF1697 domain-containing protein: MKYLLLLRGINVGGKNKVVMSELRAQIEALGYEAVTTYINSGNAFFETEEPLERIKAKIGDMLATYPFTIYHVVLSRDAYLADAAQVPDWWQEPLARRDVLFYTDQVDYEHMKARIQAMPLHDEVVHFGDRAVFWGKYTESEYLKTSYHKYLLKEDFYPQITIRNGKTFDKMRDLLG, from the coding sequence ATGAAATACCTTTTATTACTTCGTGGAATTAATGTTGGTGGCAAGAACAAGGTGGTTATGAGTGAACTTAGAGCTCAGATTGAGGCTTTGGGTTATGAAGCAGTCACTACCTACATTAATAGTGGGAATGCCTTTTTCGAGACGGAGGAGCCTCTGGAACGCATCAAGGCTAAGATTGGCGATATGTTGGCGACTTATCCTTTTACCATTTATCATGTGGTCTTAAGTCGCGATGCCTACTTGGCAGATGCCGCACAAGTACCGGACTGGTGGCAGGAGCCCTTGGCGCGTCGCGACGTCCTCTTCTACACCGATCAGGTGGATTATGAGCATATGAAGGCTCGCATTCAGGCCATGCCCCTACACGATGAAGTGGTTCATTTTGGCGACCGGGCGGTCTTCTGGGGCAAATACACGGAAAGTGAATACCTCAAGACCTCCTACCACAAGTACTTGCTCAAGGAGGACTTCTACCCGCAGATTACTATCCGCAATGGCAAGACCTTCGATAAAATGCGGGACTTGCTAGGTTAA
- a CDS encoding MerR family transcriptional regulator, which yields MLQTGQIEAKYQVSRDTLRFYIEEGLVLPEKVAGKYQWLPEHEAALTNILELRALGLSVKAIKRIKELHETACGTEIQWRENLAVVEEELADLDRQQADLDRRRASLGALADQLRQRLEV from the coding sequence ATGTTGCAGACGGGACAGATTGAAGCCAAATACCAGGTCAGTCGCGACACCCTGAGATTCTATATTGAAGAGGGTCTCGTGCTGCCTGAAAAGGTGGCCGGCAAGTATCAGTGGTTGCCTGAACATGAGGCGGCTTTGACTAATATTTTGGAACTGCGAGCCCTAGGTTTATCAGTCAAAGCCATTAAACGCATTAAGGAATTGCATGAGACGGCTTGTGGAACTGAGATCCAATGGCGGGAGAATTTGGCGGTTGTGGAGGAAGAGCTAGCAGATTTAGACCGCCAACAAGCTGACTTGGACCGTCGCCGGGCTTCCTTGGGCGCTTTGGCCGACCAGTTGCGTCAGCGCTTAGAAGTTTAA